The following proteins come from a genomic window of Micromonospora echinofusca:
- a CDS encoding elongation factor G-like protein EF-G2, whose amino-acid sequence MAQKSQEKGAAGDAPVATEPGRIRNVVLVGHSGAGKTTLVEALLAASGTIARAGDVAAGTTVCDHDPAAVRQQRSVSLACAPLLHDGIKVNLLDTPGYADFVGELRAGLRAADAALFVVSAVDGMDAATAALWEECAAVDMPRAVAVARLDHPRADFDEAVALCQRVFGDNVLPLYLPMLGDDGVSTVGLLGLITRRVFDYTAGLPAQVREPDPEHLPAIVESRDELIEGIIAESEDESLMDRYLSGEEIGTDVLVEDLEKAVARGHFYPVVPVCAATGVGLDALLEVLTAGFPSPLEHELPAVAGVDGSPRPPLTCDPDGPLVAEVVKTTVDRHVGRVSLVRVFSGTLRPEQTVHVSGHGMAERGHPDHDADERVGHVYTPLGASLREVGACVAGDICALTKSGSAETGDTISAKDDPLLIAPWEMPEPLLPVAVVAHSRADEDALARNLARLVAADPTLRLERNPETHQLVLWCMGEAHADVVLERLRAGGVQLDTEPVKIALRETLTVPATGHGRHVKQSGGHGQYAVCDIEVEPLPPGAGFEFVDRVVGGAVPHNYVPSVEKGVRAQMARGLVAGHPVVDLRVTLVDGKAHSVDSSDAAFQTAGALALRDAAEKGQPALLEPVDEVLVRVPDSSVGAVMGDLSGRRGRVLGTEADAEAEGRTVVRAEVPATELLRYAAELRSMTSGTGTFRRHFVRYDPMPAHLADQLRTTLTHP is encoded by the coding sequence ATGGCGCAGAAGAGTCAGGAGAAGGGGGCCGCCGGCGACGCGCCGGTGGCGACCGAGCCCGGCAGGATCCGCAACGTGGTGCTCGTCGGGCACTCCGGCGCGGGCAAGACCACGCTGGTGGAGGCGCTGCTCGCCGCGAGCGGCACCATCGCCCGGGCCGGCGACGTCGCCGCCGGCACCACCGTCTGCGACCACGACCCCGCAGCCGTACGCCAGCAGCGCTCGGTCAGCCTGGCCTGCGCTCCGCTGCTGCACGACGGGATCAAGGTCAACCTGCTCGACACCCCCGGCTACGCCGACTTCGTGGGCGAACTGCGGGCGGGGCTGCGGGCCGCCGACGCGGCGCTGTTCGTGGTCTCCGCCGTCGACGGCATGGATGCCGCCACCGCCGCCCTCTGGGAGGAGTGCGCGGCCGTCGACATGCCCCGGGCGGTCGCCGTGGCCCGGCTGGACCACCCACGCGCCGACTTCGACGAGGCCGTGGCGCTGTGCCAGCGCGTCTTCGGCGACAACGTGCTTCCGCTCTACCTGCCGATGCTCGGCGACGACGGGGTCTCCACCGTCGGCCTGCTCGGCCTGATCACCCGCCGGGTCTTCGACTACACCGCCGGCCTGCCGGCGCAGGTGCGCGAGCCGGACCCGGAGCACCTGCCCGCCATCGTCGAGTCCCGCGACGAGCTGATCGAGGGGATCATCGCCGAGAGCGAGGACGAGTCCCTGATGGACCGCTACCTCTCGGGCGAGGAGATCGGCACCGACGTGCTCGTCGAGGACCTGGAGAAGGCGGTCGCCCGCGGCCACTTCTATCCGGTGGTGCCGGTCTGCGCCGCGACCGGCGTGGGGCTGGACGCGCTGCTGGAGGTGCTCACCGCCGGCTTCCCCTCGCCGCTGGAGCACGAGCTGCCCGCCGTCGCCGGGGTGGACGGCTCCCCCCGGCCGCCGCTGACCTGCGACCCCGACGGCCCGCTGGTCGCCGAGGTGGTCAAGACGACCGTGGACCGCCACGTCGGCCGGGTGTCCCTGGTGCGGGTCTTCTCCGGCACGCTGCGGCCCGAGCAGACCGTGCACGTCTCCGGGCACGGGATGGCCGAGCGGGGCCACCCCGACCACGACGCCGACGAGCGGGTCGGCCACGTCTACACGCCGCTGGGCGCGAGCCTGCGCGAGGTGGGCGCCTGCGTTGCCGGCGACATCTGCGCGCTCACCAAGTCGGGCAGCGCGGAGACCGGCGACACCATCTCCGCCAAGGACGACCCGCTGCTGATCGCCCCCTGGGAGATGCCCGAGCCGCTGCTGCCGGTGGCCGTCGTGGCCCACAGCCGCGCCGACGAGGACGCCCTGGCGCGCAACCTGGCCCGCCTCGTCGCCGCCGACCCGACCCTGCGGCTGGAGCGCAACCCGGAGACCCACCAGCTGGTGCTCTGGTGCATGGGCGAGGCACACGCCGACGTGGTGCTGGAGCGCCTGCGCGCCGGCGGGGTGCAGCTCGACACCGAGCCGGTCAAGATCGCGCTGCGCGAGACGCTGACCGTACCGGCCACGGGACACGGCCGGCACGTCAAGCAGTCCGGCGGCCACGGCCAGTACGCCGTCTGCGACATCGAGGTCGAGCCGCTGCCGCCCGGCGCCGGCTTCGAGTTCGTCGACCGGGTCGTCGGCGGGGCGGTGCCGCACAACTACGTCCCCTCCGTCGAGAAGGGCGTACGCGCCCAGATGGCGCGCGGCCTCGTCGCCGGCCACCCGGTGGTGGACCTGCGGGTGACCCTCGTCGACGGCAAGGCGCACAGCGTCGACTCCTCCGACGCGGCCTTCCAGACCGCCGGGGCGCTCGCCCTGCGCGACGCCGCCGAGAAGGGCCAGCCGGCGCTGCTGGAGCCGGTCGACGAGGTGCTGGTCCGGGTGCCCGACTCCTCGGTGGGCGCCGTGATGGGCGACCTGTCCGGCCGACGCGGCCGGGTGCTCGGCACCGAAGCCGACGCCGAGGCGGAGGGGCGCACCGTGGTCCGCGCCGAGGTACCCGCCACGGAACTGCTCCGCTACGCAGCCGAGCTGCGCTCGATGACCTCGGGCACCGGCACGTTCCGCCGCCACTTCGTCCGCTACGACCCGATGCCCGCCCACCTCGCCGACCAGCTCCGCACCACCCTCACCCACCCCTAG
- a CDS encoding aldo/keto reductase, translated as MAVTTRTLGRSGIEVSALGMGCWAIGGPWAEGARPLGWGAVDDDESVRAVRHALDLGVTLFDTADTYGAGHGERVLGRALAGRRDEAVVATKWGYTFDEAARQATGEDASPAYLRQAVAHSLRRLGTDRIDLYQLHLADLPVPRAEALVGTLEDLVTEGLIRAYGWSTDRPDRAAAFGQGARHATAVQHTLSVLRDAPELLAVCDKYDLASVNRAPLGMGLLSGKYAAGTTLPRDDVRGAAPGWLEWFRGGRPAPEWLRRVAAVRAALTADGRTLAQGALGWLWARSARTVPIPGCRTVAQVAENAGALHRGPLPADQFAEVERQLAALRSAALRDADRPHWPTPTLPTARP; from the coding sequence ATGGCAGTGACGACGCGGACGTTGGGCCGCAGCGGCATCGAGGTCAGCGCCCTCGGCATGGGGTGCTGGGCGATCGGCGGCCCCTGGGCCGAGGGCGCCCGTCCGCTGGGCTGGGGCGCGGTCGACGACGACGAGTCGGTCCGGGCGGTCCGGCACGCACTCGACCTCGGGGTGACGCTCTTCGACACCGCCGACACCTACGGGGCCGGGCACGGGGAGCGGGTGCTCGGCCGGGCCCTCGCCGGCCGACGCGACGAGGCTGTCGTCGCCACCAAGTGGGGCTACACCTTCGACGAGGCCGCCCGCCAGGCCACCGGCGAGGACGCCTCCCCGGCGTACCTGCGGCAGGCCGTCGCGCACTCGCTGCGCCGGCTGGGCACCGACCGGATCGACCTCTACCAGCTGCACCTCGCGGACCTGCCGGTGCCCCGCGCCGAGGCGCTCGTGGGAACCCTGGAGGACCTGGTCACCGAAGGTCTGATCCGGGCGTACGGCTGGAGCACCGACCGCCCCGACCGGGCCGCCGCGTTCGGCCAGGGCGCCCGGCACGCCACCGCCGTGCAGCACACGCTGTCGGTGCTCCGGGACGCCCCCGAACTGCTCGCCGTCTGCGACAAGTACGACCTCGCAAGCGTCAACCGGGCACCGCTGGGCATGGGGCTGCTCTCCGGCAAGTACGCGGCCGGCACCACGCTGCCCCGGGACGACGTACGTGGAGCCGCCCCCGGCTGGTTGGAGTGGTTCCGGGGCGGGCGGCCGGCGCCGGAGTGGCTGCGCCGCGTGGCCGCCGTGCGCGCCGCGCTGACCGCCGACGGGCGGACCCTGGCGCAGGGCGCACTCGGGTGGCTCTGGGCGCGTAGCGCCCGTACGGTCCCGATTCCCGGCTGCCGCACCGTGGCCCAGGTGGCGGAGAACGCCGGCGCTCTGCACCGAGGCCCGCTGCCCGCCGACCAGTTCGCCGAGGTGGAGCGCCAGCTGGCCGCGCTGCGCTCGGCCGCCCTCCGCGACGCCGACCGCCCCCACTGGCCGACCCCGACGCTGCCCACCGCCCGCCCCTGA
- a CDS encoding HIT family protein, whose product MADGLERLWTPHRMTYISGEDRPEGGYERPAGCPFCRAPGLAAQESLVVARGEHVFAVLNLYPYNPGHLLVCPYRHVADYTELDLAETTELAAFTQTAMRVVRKVSNAHGFNLGMNQGGVAGAGIAAHLHQHVVPRWGGDANFMPVIGRTKVLPQLLTDTRDLFTRAWPT is encoded by the coding sequence ATGGCCGACGGCCTGGAGCGGCTCTGGACTCCGCACCGGATGACCTACATCTCCGGGGAGGACCGGCCCGAGGGCGGCTACGAGCGGCCCGCCGGCTGCCCGTTCTGCCGGGCGCCCGGGCTCGCGGCGCAGGAGAGCCTGGTGGTGGCCCGGGGCGAGCACGTCTTCGCGGTGCTCAACCTCTATCCCTACAACCCCGGGCACCTGCTGGTCTGCCCCTACCGGCACGTAGCCGACTACACCGAGCTGGACCTGGCCGAGACCACCGAGCTGGCGGCGTTCACCCAGACCGCCATGCGGGTGGTGCGCAAGGTCAGCAACGCGCACGGCTTCAACCTGGGCATGAACCAGGGTGGCGTGGCCGGCGCGGGCATCGCCGCACACCTGCACCAGCACGTGGTGCCCCGCTGGGGCGGGGACGCCAACTTCATGCCCGTCATCGGGCGGACGAAGGTGCTGCCCCAACTGCTCACCGACACCCGCGACCTGTTCACCCGGGCCTGGCCGACCTGA
- a CDS encoding D-Ala-D-Ala carboxypeptidase family metallohydrolase — MGDTVRTALRRIGRAFAACTLAAVTTLVGVVATSSAAQADGCYTWGRVLTQGATGEDVRQLQIRLAGYPGYGGVLALDGSFGPATRSAVIRFQQAYGLSADGAAGPQTFNQLYALQDNDCTPVNFSYAELNRCNSTWSGGAVSASTARFNALVSMWKLQAMRKALGSVSINISSGFRSYSCNSAVGGASNSRHLYGDGVDLVGSPSFCRLAQQARYHGFGNILGPGYPGHNDHTHVGAVGGWSAPTCGI, encoded by the coding sequence ATGGGAGACACCGTGAGAACCGCACTCCGCCGGATCGGCCGGGCGTTCGCCGCCTGCACCCTCGCCGCGGTCACCACCCTCGTCGGGGTCGTGGCGACGAGCAGCGCCGCGCAGGCCGACGGCTGCTACACCTGGGGACGGGTCCTGACACAGGGCGCGACGGGCGAGGACGTCCGGCAGCTCCAGATCCGGCTCGCCGGCTATCCGGGATACGGCGGGGTGCTCGCCCTCGACGGGTCGTTCGGCCCGGCCACCCGCTCGGCCGTCATCCGCTTCCAGCAGGCGTACGGCCTGAGCGCGGACGGCGCGGCCGGCCCGCAGACCTTCAACCAGCTCTACGCGTTGCAGGACAACGACTGCACCCCGGTCAACTTCAGCTACGCGGAGCTGAACCGGTGCAACAGCACCTGGTCCGGTGGCGCGGTCTCCGCGAGCACCGCCCGGTTCAACGCCCTCGTGTCGATGTGGAAGCTCCAGGCCATGCGCAAGGCCCTCGGCAGCGTGTCGATCAACATCAGCAGCGGCTTCCGCAGCTACTCCTGCAACAGCGCGGTCGGCGGAGCCTCCAACAGCCGGCACCTCTACGGCGACGGCGTCGACCTCGTCGGGTCGCCCTCGTTCTGCCGGCTCGCCCAGCAGGCCCGCTACCACGGCTTCGGCAACATCCTCGGCCCCGGCTACCCGGGTCACAACGACCACACCCACGTCGGGGCGGTCGGCGGCTGGTCCGCGCCGACCTGCGGAATCTGA
- the thrS gene encoding threonine--tRNA ligase, with the protein MSAPRTPAVADPVVVAAGTTAADAVAAAGLPASGPKAVVVVRDPQGQLRDLDWAPQVDTEVEPVSLDSPDGLDVLRHSTAHVLAQAVQDVFPDAKLGIGPPIENGFYYDFAVDKPFQPDDLGKLEKRMQEIVKSGQRFRRRRFGSLDEAKAELAAEPFKLELIDVKGEGLDTSEVMEVGGGELTIYDNLAANEDKVCWSDLCRGPHLPNTRLIGAFKLMRSAAAYWRGSEKNPQLQRVYGTAWPTRDELKAYLKLLEEAARRDHRKLGADLDLFSFPDEIGSGLPVFHPKGGVIKREMEDYVRARHIEEGFQYVGTPHISKEGLFHTSGHLPYYADGMFPPIEFEGADYYLKAMNCPMHNLIFRSRGRSYRELPMRLFEFGSVYRYEKSGVIHGLTRVRGFTQDDSHSYCTKEQAPGEVKHLLNFVLGLLKDFGIDDFYLELSTRDESKPEKFVGTEEDWATATAVLEECARETGLDLVPDPGGAAFYGPKISVQAKDAIGRTWQMSTIQYDFNQPKGFGLEYQAADGTRQQPVMIHCAKFGSIERFVGVLTEHYAGAFPAWLAPVQVVGIPIREDHTDYLHDFVATLRAEGVRAQVDAGDDRMQKKIRTAQQQKVPFMVIAGDDDVAAGTVSFRYRDGSQRNGVPVADAVAHVLDVVGSRTNAGPSAA; encoded by the coding sequence GTGTCCGCACCCCGTACCCCCGCCGTGGCCGACCCCGTCGTCGTCGCCGCCGGGACCACGGCGGCCGACGCGGTGGCCGCGGCCGGTCTGCCCGCGTCCGGCCCGAAGGCGGTCGTGGTGGTCCGCGACCCGCAGGGCCAGCTGCGCGACCTCGACTGGGCCCCGCAGGTCGACACCGAGGTCGAGCCGGTCAGCCTCGACTCGCCGGACGGGCTCGACGTGCTGCGCCACTCGACCGCGCACGTGCTCGCCCAGGCCGTGCAGGACGTCTTCCCCGATGCCAAGCTCGGCATCGGCCCGCCCATCGAGAACGGCTTCTACTACGACTTCGCCGTCGACAAGCCGTTCCAGCCGGACGACCTCGGCAAGCTCGAGAAGCGGATGCAGGAGATCGTCAAGTCCGGCCAGCGGTTCCGCCGCCGTCGCTTCGGCAGCCTCGACGAGGCGAAGGCCGAGCTGGCCGCCGAACCGTTCAAGCTGGAGCTCATCGACGTCAAGGGCGAAGGGCTGGACACCTCCGAGGTGATGGAGGTGGGCGGCGGCGAGCTGACCATCTACGACAACCTCGCCGCCAACGAGGACAAGGTCTGCTGGTCGGACCTGTGCCGGGGCCCGCACCTGCCGAACACCCGGCTCATCGGCGCGTTCAAGCTGATGCGCTCGGCCGCCGCGTACTGGCGGGGTTCGGAGAAGAACCCGCAGCTCCAGCGGGTCTACGGCACCGCCTGGCCGACCCGCGACGAGCTGAAGGCGTACCTGAAGCTGCTCGAGGAGGCCGCGCGGCGCGACCACCGCAAGCTCGGCGCGGACCTGGACCTGTTCAGCTTCCCCGACGAGATCGGCTCGGGCCTGCCGGTCTTCCACCCCAAGGGCGGTGTGATCAAGCGGGAGATGGAGGACTACGTCCGGGCCCGCCACATCGAGGAGGGCTTCCAGTACGTCGGGACCCCGCACATCTCGAAGGAAGGTCTCTTCCACACCTCGGGTCACCTGCCGTACTACGCCGACGGGATGTTCCCGCCCATCGAGTTCGAGGGCGCCGACTACTACCTCAAGGCGATGAACTGCCCGATGCACAACCTGATCTTCCGCTCGCGCGGGCGCTCCTACCGGGAGCTGCCGATGCGGCTGTTCGAGTTCGGGTCGGTGTACCGGTACGAGAAGTCCGGCGTCATCCACGGCCTGACCCGGGTGCGCGGCTTCACCCAGGACGACTCGCACTCGTACTGCACGAAGGAGCAGGCGCCGGGCGAGGTGAAGCACCTGCTGAACTTCGTGCTCGGCCTGCTGAAGGACTTCGGCATCGACGACTTCTACCTGGAGCTGTCGACGCGCGACGAGTCCAAGCCGGAGAAGTTCGTCGGCACCGAGGAGGACTGGGCGACGGCGACCGCCGTGCTGGAGGAGTGCGCCCGGGAGACCGGGCTGGACCTCGTGCCGGACCCGGGCGGCGCGGCCTTCTACGGCCCGAAGATCTCCGTGCAGGCGAAGGACGCGATCGGCCGCACCTGGCAGATGTCCACCATCCAGTACGACTTCAACCAGCCCAAGGGCTTCGGGCTGGAGTACCAGGCGGCGGACGGCACCCGGCAGCAGCCGGTCATGATCCACTGCGCGAAGTTCGGCTCGATCGAGCGCTTCGTCGGCGTGCTCACCGAGCACTACGCGGGCGCGTTCCCGGCCTGGCTGGCCCCGGTGCAGGTGGTCGGCATCCCGATCCGCGAGGACCACACCGACTACCTGCACGACTTCGTCGCCACCCTGCGGGCCGAGGGCGTCCGCGCCCAGGTCGACGCGGGCGACGACCGGATGCAGAAGAAGATCCGCACCGCCCAGCAGCAGAAGGTCCCGTTCATGGTCATCGCCGGCGACGACGACGTGGCCGCGGGCACCGTCTCGTTCCGCTACCGGGACGGCTCGCAGCGCAACGGGGTGCCGGTCGCCGACGCCGTGGCCCACGTGCTGGACGTGGTCGGCTCCCGGACGAACGCCGGGCCGTCCGCCGCCTGA
- a CDS encoding DUF1775 domain-containing protein, with protein MGPTMATMHGTRSRRRAATVAVLVAAGVLIWPAPAYAADVTTSPTQARQGGSVKLEFVVPDELPGARAERIEIRLPADAPIAEVYPMSVTGWAPRITSRRLDQPLAGIHSARVDEVASAVTWIRMPDAAPGPARLTLSMGPLPQADRLTFEVIRTYADGTVVRWAGPSGARRAPALTLLPAAPGAAAGHDGHGAGPGAGTTGHGGGPAAGTPAGGADGVPGAAGGAGGVPGTAAGGGNADAMLAAGLLAGLGGGAAVGWLVSRWRRREPADPADLSVLREVPAAPADAGARSPGGPAAAH; from the coding sequence ATGGGACCGACGATGGCGACGATGCACGGCACGCGCTCCCGCCGCCGGGCGGCGACGGTGGCGGTCCTGGTGGCGGCCGGGGTGCTGATCTGGCCCGCCCCGGCGTACGCGGCCGACGTGACGACCAGCCCGACACAGGCGCGCCAGGGCGGTTCGGTGAAGCTGGAGTTCGTGGTGCCCGACGAGCTGCCGGGCGCCCGCGCCGAGCGCATCGAGATCCGGCTGCCGGCCGACGCCCCGATCGCCGAGGTCTACCCGATGTCGGTGACCGGTTGGGCGCCCCGGATCACCTCCCGCAGGCTCGACCAGCCCCTCGCCGGCATCCACTCCGCCCGCGTCGACGAGGTCGCCAGCGCGGTGACCTGGATCCGGATGCCCGACGCGGCCCCCGGTCCGGCCCGGCTCACCCTCTCCATGGGGCCGCTGCCGCAGGCCGACCGGCTCACCTTCGAGGTGATCCGGACGTACGCCGACGGCACGGTCGTGCGCTGGGCCGGGCCGAGCGGGGCCCGCCGGGCGCCGGCGCTCACCCTGCTGCCGGCGGCCCCCGGCGCGGCGGCCGGACACGACGGACACGGCGCCGGTCCGGGGGCCGGAACGACCGGACACGGCGGCGGCCCGGCGGCCGGAACGCCGGCCGGCGGGGCTGACGGTGTACCGGGGGCGGCCGGCGGGGCTGGCGGCGTGCCGGGGACGGCGGCCGGGGGCGGGAACGCGGACGCGATGCTGGCCGCCGGGCTGCTCGCCGGCCTCGGCGGGGGCGCGGCGGTCGGCTGGCTGGTCAGCCGCTGGCGTCGCCGCGAGCCGGCCGACCCGGCCGACCTGTCGGTGCTGCGGGAGGTGCCGGCGGCTCCCGCCGACGCCGGGGCGCGATCCCCGGGCGGGCCGGCCGCCGCACACTGA
- a CDS encoding ADP-ribosylglycohydrolase family protein, with translation MSFTLFPDTRLALARDSLAGLSVGDALGSQFFVPGRHPGDLAAGKLPPPPWQWTDDTEMACSVVAALADSGRIDSDALATAFAERCEPYRGYGPGAVTILRLIRTGTPWPVAAASAFDGQGSCGNGAAMRVGPLGAWFADSTPRAAAQARASAEVTHAHPEGVAGAVAVAVAASLAARARLDGHRPAPARLLAGVTAALDPTTEVHRGVRRAAGLLDRSVPEAADVLGNGSRVTAQDTVAFTCWVAAVHLDDYPAAIRACVEAGGDVDTTAAIVGSVVAAHTGVGTPGGVPTDWLAAREPLPDWTG, from the coding sequence ATGTCCTTCACGCTCTTTCCCGACACCCGTCTCGCGCTCGCCCGGGACTCGCTCGCCGGCCTGTCGGTCGGCGACGCGCTCGGCTCACAGTTCTTCGTCCCCGGCCGGCACCCCGGCGACCTGGCCGCCGGGAAGCTGCCCCCGCCGCCGTGGCAGTGGACCGACGACACCGAGATGGCCTGCTCCGTCGTCGCCGCCCTCGCCGACAGCGGCCGCATCGACTCCGACGCCCTCGCCACGGCCTTCGCCGAGCGCTGCGAGCCCTACCGGGGGTACGGGCCGGGCGCCGTGACCATCCTGCGGCTGATCCGCACCGGCACGCCGTGGCCGGTGGCGGCCGCCTCGGCCTTCGACGGACAGGGTTCCTGCGGCAACGGCGCGGCCATGCGGGTCGGCCCGCTGGGCGCGTGGTTCGCCGACTCCACGCCACGGGCGGCGGCGCAGGCCCGGGCGTCGGCCGAGGTGACCCACGCGCACCCCGAGGGCGTCGCCGGCGCGGTGGCGGTCGCGGTGGCCGCGTCGCTGGCCGCCCGCGCCCGCCTCGACGGCCATCGGCCCGCCCCGGCCCGGCTGCTGGCCGGCGTGACCGCCGCGCTGGACCCGACCACCGAGGTGCACCGGGGCGTACGCCGGGCGGCCGGCCTGCTCGACCGGTCGGTCCCCGAGGCCGCCGACGTGCTCGGCAACGGCTCCCGGGTCACCGCCCAGGACACCGTCGCCTTCACCTGCTGGGTCGCCGCCGTGCACCTCGACGACTACCCGGCGGCGATCCGCGCCTGCGTCGAGGCCGGCGGGGACGTCGACACCACCGCCGCGATCGTCGGGTCGGTGGTGGCCGCGCACACCGGGGTCGGTACCCCGGGCGGGGTGCCGACCGACTGGCTGGCCGCCCGCGAACCCCTGCCGGACTGGACCGGCTGA
- a CDS encoding response regulator transcription factor yields MATVLLVEDDHVVRGAMLRSLADRGHAVHAVGTALDALRRVAAETPDLVVLDLGLPDLDGSDALRMLRGITDVPIIIATARDDEQSVVRLLRAGADDYMVKPFTGAHLDARITTVLRRAGRASRTVQPAVHSVGGLRVDVGERSAHLDGEPLALTRKEFDLLAYLAARPGRVVSRRELLEEVWRQPSVGEDQTIDVHLYWLRRKMGESAAKPRYLRTVRGVGFRLVAPD; encoded by the coding sequence GTGGCCACCGTGCTCCTGGTCGAAGACGATCACGTCGTACGCGGCGCGATGCTGCGATCCCTCGCCGACCGGGGGCACGCCGTGCACGCCGTCGGCACGGCGCTGGACGCGCTGCGCCGGGTGGCGGCCGAGACCCCCGACCTCGTGGTGCTCGACCTCGGGCTACCCGACCTCGACGGCTCGGACGCGCTGCGGATGCTGCGCGGCATCACCGACGTGCCGATCATCATCGCCACCGCCCGCGACGACGAGCAGTCGGTGGTCCGCCTACTGCGCGCCGGGGCCGACGACTACATGGTCAAGCCGTTCACCGGCGCGCACCTCGACGCGCGGATCACCACCGTGCTGCGCCGGGCCGGGCGGGCCAGCCGGACGGTGCAGCCGGCCGTGCACAGCGTCGGCGGACTGCGGGTGGACGTCGGCGAGCGCAGCGCCCACCTCGACGGTGAGCCGCTGGCGCTGACCCGCAAGGAATTCGACCTGCTGGCCTATCTCGCCGCCCGGCCGGGCCGGGTAGTGTCCCGCCGGGAACTTCTGGAGGAGGTATGGCGGCAGCCATCGGTCGGCGAGGACCAGACCATCGACGTTCACCTGTACTGGCTGCGCCGCAAAATGGGCGAGTCCGCGGCGAAGCCGCGCTACCTGCGCACCGTGCGGGGGGTCGGCTTCCGGCTGGTGGCGCCGGACTGA
- a CDS encoding HAMP domain-containing sensor histidine kinase, with protein sequence MCTLVALAFLVPLAVGLGDRAREEAIADAARRSALVTGALAVSTDPAVVRRAVAASGDDPATRPVVHGLGVDEPTARADAASLARARAERRSVVVDVEGGVLRLDPVVLGDTTAVVEVFVPESALAGNSRWLLLLGVAAALVGATVLVVDRVAARAVDSARGLVRAALAIGDGDQGVRVDPSGPRELAEAGHAFNRMADRLDAARTDERELVADLSHRLRTPLTVLRLDAEALESDDTSVGSFSEAELDRRRGIRRIRQAIVTLEGEIDVLIKTTRKAVAHEAGPAMCDVSEVVRDRMVFWAALAGDQNRPHRVSGAQLRIPAPVPRAELAAALDAVIGNVFRYTPQGTAFEVAVSRRDGYVAIRIDDAGPGIANPDRALRRGASDQGSTGLGLDIAKRVSLQANGSVSIDRARLGGASVVMLLADPEATPRQVSRFGLVGRLAREQKTGSRRWPRQRPTDD encoded by the coding sequence ATGTGCACCCTGGTCGCGCTCGCGTTCCTCGTCCCGCTCGCCGTCGGTCTCGGTGACCGGGCGCGCGAGGAGGCCATCGCGGACGCGGCCCGGCGCAGCGCGCTGGTGACGGGCGCGCTCGCCGTCAGCACCGACCCCGCCGTGGTGCGGCGCGCCGTGGCGGCCAGCGGCGACGACCCGGCCACCCGGCCCGTCGTGCACGGGCTGGGGGTGGACGAGCCCACGGCCCGGGCCGACGCCGCGAGCCTGGCGCGGGCGCGGGCCGAGCGACGCTCCGTGGTCGTCGACGTCGAGGGTGGCGTGCTCCGGCTGGACCCGGTGGTGCTCGGCGACACCACGGCCGTGGTCGAGGTCTTCGTGCCCGAGTCGGCGCTGGCCGGCAACAGCCGGTGGCTGCTGCTGCTCGGGGTGGCCGCCGCCCTGGTGGGCGCCACGGTGCTGGTGGTCGACCGGGTCGCCGCCCGCGCGGTCGACTCGGCCCGGGGCCTGGTCCGCGCGGCGCTCGCGATCGGCGACGGCGACCAGGGCGTACGCGTCGACCCGAGCGGCCCGCGGGAGCTGGCCGAGGCCGGGCACGCCTTCAACAGGATGGCCGACCGGCTGGACGCGGCCCGTACCGACGAGCGGGAACTGGTCGCCGACCTGTCGCACCGCCTGCGTACCCCGCTGACGGTGCTGCGGCTCGACGCCGAGGCGCTGGAGTCCGACGACACCAGCGTGGGCTCGTTCAGCGAGGCGGAGCTGGACCGCCGCCGGGGCATCCGGCGGATCCGGCAGGCGATCGTCACCCTCGAGGGCGAGATCGACGTGCTGATCAAGACCACCCGCAAGGCCGTCGCGCACGAGGCCGGGCCGGCGATGTGCGACGTCAGCGAGGTGGTACGCGACCGGATGGTGTTCTGGGCCGCCCTGGCCGGCGACCAGAACCGCCCGCACCGGGTCAGCGGCGCCCAGCTGCGCATCCCCGCGCCGGTGCCCCGGGCCGAGCTGGCCGCCGCGCTGGACGCGGTGATCGGCAACGTCTTCCGCTACACCCCGCAGGGCACCGCGTTCGAGGTGGCGGTCTCCCGCCGCGACGGGTACGTGGCCATCCGGATCGACGACGCCGGCCCGGGGATCGCCAACCCGGACCGGGCCCTGCGCCGGGGCGCCAGCGACCAGGGCTCGACGGGGCTGGGGCTCGACATCGCCAAGCGGGTGTCGTTGCAGGCGAACGGCTCGGTGAGCATCGACCGGGCGCGGCTGGGCGGGGCGAGCGTGGTGATGCTGCTCGCCGACCCGGAGGCGACGCCCCGGCAGGTCAGCCGCTTCGGGCTGGTCGGCCGGCTGGCCCGGGAGCAGAAGACCGGCAGCCGCCGCTGGCCCCGGCAGCGGCCCACCGACGACTGA